From Dryobates pubescens isolate bDryPub1 chromosome 11, bDryPub1.pri, whole genome shotgun sequence:
tcaggtagttgtagatggcaacaaggtctcccctgagcctctttgcTTACAGTGAAATTCTGCAGTCACCCCTGCAAATGATTCTACAGGATTCTAACAGGAAGCAGAGAGGTGTTGGCATCCCAACAAAACATTCTTTACAACAAACAGGATTCTTACCTCAGTTGCAAGAAACAGACCAACTCCAATGATGCTGGACTCTTTACTCATGGTGTCCCTTGGATTGATCTCAATGGGACCTCTGCAGCCCACAATCTGTTACAAAGGAGTTGAGAGAGAAGCTCCAATGGCTGAATTGTGTCACTAAATGCACAGGGTGAAGTCAGTGACAGCAAGTGCTCACCatcacccttcctccacaggaCAGCAGCTGCAAGTCAGTAGCCAGGTTGATGTTGGAGAGCATCTCTATTATTATATCAACTCCTTCCATTCCTGTGTATTCCTGCAGAGGACACAACAGGCTGTAAAACCACCCCAGTTAGTGCTTGGGTTCCACTCTCCATTTCATGTGCTACAGATAATGGACATTTCTACAGCCTACATTTTAGATGCACCTTTGTGCAAGGCTGACAGCTAAGCAGTTTAATTTCAGCAGATTTTTGATATGCTGAATGATGACCTCTTGCTGGGATGCAAGAGCTGCTAAATCACAGCTGCCACTGCCTGGGCAGAAGGctcagcttctccagcctggacAAGCTTTTCCTTGTGTGAAAATGAAAAAGGCAGGGCACTATTGCTCCTGCATAAATCTGCTCTAAAACACTTCCACAAACAACTGTTCTGTTAGTAAGAAAAACACTTCACCTAGCCTTGGGGCATGCTTACCTTGATTTTACTGATGTAATTAGCTTCCCTGTGGTTAAATGCTTGGTGGGCACCGTTCCTCAGAACCGTGTTCATGCCTTCCTCAGTTCCTGCTGTACCCAAAACCTTTAAACCACAAGCTCTGGCAATCTGACAGGTTGCTATTCCCAcctgaggagaagggaaaacagaaaaataaaaaaaacccaaaacaaaacagaaaagaagaaggaggaggaggagaagcaagggaaagaaagaaggaggaggaggagaagaagcaagggaaagaaagaaggagcaggaggaggaggagaagcaaggggaagaaggaagaggaggagaagcaaggggaagaaggaagaggaggagaagcaaggggaagaaggaagaggaggagaagcaaggggaagaaggaagaaggaggagaagcaaggggaagaaggaagaaggaggaggagaagaagcaagggaaagaaggaaggaggaggaggaggagaagcaagggaaggaaggaagaaggaggaggaggagaagcaagggaaggaaggaagaaagaggaggaggagaagcaagggaaggaaggaagaaggaggaggagaagaagaaagggaaagaaggaagaaggaggaggagaagaagaaagggaaagaaagaagaaggaggaggagaagaagaaagaaagaagaaagtcctttttttccccGACTTTCTCAGCATTTGAAATAGAAAATATTCTACCAGCAACTTGACAAATCCCCATCTAAAAGGCTGGCCTGGTAACAATTCTTTTTTAGCCACAGTAAGTAGCTGGGGTCTTTAAAATGGCCAAATAGCCTTTAAAAagagggacctctaaaggtcacctagtccagcaCTACATCcagttgaagggaaaaaaacaaggagGCTATGATGCTGTCATTTTGCTGTCACAGAATGAGATCTCaactgctgctcacaccaggCTGTCATAATCACCTTCTAATTAAGGAAACTTTGCCCATTTATAGCAGCTGCTTGGTGCATCGACAGAAGCTGAGTGACAAGGTGCAGAGTATGAAGGACTCCAGAAGCAGTCTTCCACTTCTGCTGAAGTCCAGAGGAAAATGTTTCCCCTTGAGaacagtcagacattggaatcatctcccaagggaaatgatggattcccctacactgggcagactcagcttgccagggtgctgggccatctcatttcaacCACACCATCACCTAGCaagattggaccagatgatccatggggtcccttccaacctggcattctgggattctgtgaggaTTAATCAAACTAGGAGGTGGTGTGAAACAGATCTGAAGTTAGCTGGTCCTGTAAAAGCAAGGCAAACCCTATGTTCAGTTTCACACAGCATGGAGGAATGAATTGACACATTCCAGTATGTCTCTCTGTGCTAGGAGGGAAGAACATCTCAGAAATGCACCAGTGATCACTGCTCCAAGAACTGAGAACAACCTGCACACATTTTAAAGTGACAGCTTTTGAGTTTTGCCTCAGGAGATGGGTTATAAAGCTTCTGGAATAACTTCTGACTGCAGCAAGGTGGCTTTTCTCATGTGAACCTCAGTATTCAGTGCCTTACACAATCACTTGTGGCAGTTCCAGAGTTACTTGGAATAATGAATGGGGTTTGCTCCAAGGAAAGCCACCTCAGTTGTCTGAAATAAAAACCtaaggtggtgaatccattaaTTGATATTAACCATGAATCCCATTGCAGGTAcaaggagagagagcagcacTTCATACAGCTTTCCCTCTGGCAGTACTTACTCCTCCACTGGCACCATGCACCAGCAcgctctcccctgccctggcacgCCCTCTGCATGGAGAACAGAAAACACTGGCATTAATTAAGCCCCAGACTGCAaatcctgacatccaatctcatctGTCACCCAGCAGTTCCAATGTATGGTATGGCTAACCAGGTATAATCAGCCTCCTTGGAGGcaaaataaactgcagcacttaAAAATTTCAGTACTATGCAATTATGTCAACAGGTAGCAGACTGGTACTGAGCCTCAGTTCCAGGTCTGCAGCTGTCACAGATCCCAACACAAACCCCACTGGCTCCAGTCATTTGTTCTACCAAACTAAGCCAGCTCCCCAGTGCTAAGCTCTCACCCAGCCTAGCATTCACTGTTGTGTTGTACCCAGAGTCTCtctggcagggagaggctggtgaagggaagAGGTGGGTCTGCTCTGCACCACACTGCCTGTTTACTTCAGAAATTAATTACTGCTTCTCTCCCCCAGCTAAACCACCAGTGAGTGCTGAAAGAGAGTTACATGGTTTATTACATGGCACTTAACCaaagcagcctctccaggtctgTTCACTTAAGAAGAAACAAATAACAGGGAAACACAGGCACCAGCTTCTAGGTAGCAATTATCTGACAATTCCATCAGCACAACAAATGTGTTTCAAACACTTCCCACTCACTgatctccccaccaccaccttcttTACAGAACAGAAACATGGGCCTCAACAgcttcagcactgagaagccacATGCACAAAGCTGGACGTGGCCCCTTACTTTTGGCACAGAGCACGGTAGGCAGTGAAATAGGGGACGGcaagggctgctccctgcttgaAGTCCAGTTTGTCTGGCAAAGGGAAGACTCTGTTAGCTGCAGCAACTGCATACTCTGCATATCCTCCAGAGATGGTGTCAGTGGTAAAAACCTTGTCACCTTtctggaaaggagggaaagaaagagacaaaTTCCTCACCTGCcttatggccagcaggagcagggaagtcattctgccctgtgctcagcactgcttaggccacaccttgagtcctgtgtccagttctgggctcctcaattcaggaaggacattgagacacttgaatgtgtccagagaagggcagcaaggctggggagaggtctggagcacagccctgtgaggagaggctgagggagctggggttgctcagcctggagaagaggaggctcaggggagaccttcttgctctctccaactccctgaagggaggctgtagccaggtgggggttggtctcttctcccaggcaaccagcaccagaacaagaggacacagtctcaagctgtaccaggggaggttcaggctggatgttaggaagcaattcttcccagcaagagagattggccattgggatgtgctgcccatggaggtggtggagtccccatccctagaggtgtttaggaagagcctggctgaggcacttggtgccatggttgagttattagatggtgttgggtgagaggctggacttgatgatctcaaaggtcttttccaacctggttaattctctgctattctattctattcattttctTTATGTACATGGAGAACCAGCTCACAGGAGCTTGGGCTATTTCTAGCAGCTCTCCTATTAAAAATAACCAGTTCTATTTGTCACAGAGGAGATTTTTCTAAATGCTAATGTATACAATCAATGCAGCACAAGCCACATCATAATTATAACCCCTGAGCTACAGCCTAGCACACAAACCTACTGCCTCATTAATATTCCCCTTCGTGAAGCTGAGCACTGAAGAATTCCATCCACAGATTCCAAGTGCAAAACCTGCAAAGCTtttacaaacacacacacaaaacatttctcagtgtttgggttttctttaaaacatggacaggatcatagaatcaatcaggttggagaagacctcagagatcatcaagtccaacctattacctaatacctaacacttcctggcaactaaatcatggctccaagtgccacatccaagccttctttgaacacctccaggcacagggactccaccactccctgggcagcacattccaatggccaatatttttttctctgaagaactttctcctcacctctagcctgaacctcccctggcacagcttgagattgtgtcctcttgttctggtggtgctgcttgccctggagaagagaccaacccccacctggctccaacctcccttcaggcagttgtagagagcaaaaaggtctctcctgagtctccacttctcaaggctaagcaaccccagctccctcagcctctcctcccagggctgtgctccagacccctccccagctttcttgcccttctctggacaccttccagcagctcaacatctttcctgaactgaggagcccagaactggacacaggactcaaggtgtggcctaagcagtgctgagcacagggcagaatgacttccctgctcctgctggccacactgttcctgatgcaggccaagatgccattggccttcttggccacctaggcacactgctggctcatgttcagcctactatcaaccagcacccccaggtccctttctgcctggctgctctccagccactctgaccccagcctgtagcactgcctggggttgttgtgaccaaagtgcagcacccagcactttgACTGGTTCAGTGCCaccctgctggactctgcccatctgtccagcctgtcaaggtccctctgcagagctctcctaccctctaacagatcaactcctgcccccagctttgtgtcatctgcaaattcactaATGGTGGGCTCAATCCCCTCACcaagatcatcagtaaagatactgaataggattgggcccagcactgatcctgggggacaccactagtgactggcctccagctgcaggaacactcttaatgcaccctCAGGCAACTAGAGTATGACCCACAGTGCAGAGGGCTgtgtctcaggcactgtgagtgTGCAAATGCAGGAGCTACTCAGAGCTTCCAGGGTGCCTCTCCTGCATGCACCAAGCTCATCAActctctgtccctctccttCAAGCAAAGAGCATTATAATTGCCATCAGGAACAAgaagcacacagaacacatagGGCAAACTACTGATAAGAaaatatacagaatacagaattaaccaggatggaaaaacccttcaaggtcatcaagtccaacctctcacccaacaccatctaatcaactcaaccatggcaccaagtgcctgtATGAATAAACAGGATTCTTCTCTCCAGATGACCACATCTCTCATTTCTCCTGCAACAGACACAATCACTTCCAAGTCAGGAACCCTCAACACAATTTCAACTGCTGTTTTGTGACCTGGGACCATCAGCCTAGTGATCTGAAGGCAAGAACCCATGCAAAAACTGAGTTAATTTCCCTGATGTCTTTGAGCAAACTGACAactgccttctcctgcccaAGACTTTCACTCtgagaatcattgaattgtttgggttggaaaaggcctctaagatcactggGTCCAATCTTCAacccaagaccaccatggccactaagccatgccccaaagtgccacggccacatgcttctggaacacctccaggcacagtgatGGAGAACAATCTAAGTGAAATGACTACATTGGAGTTAATGAAGTATTTTTAACACTTTTAATGACAAATGTGCAATTTATGGTGCTTTCTAAAGCTATCTCCAAACCAGCCTTTCATTTCTCACTCCTGCATGAAACCATCACCTCAGACAGGAAGCATCCCACATCAAACACTTGTGTGACGCCACAAGAGCAGTTCTGCAGCACAACTTTCCTacacccagcaccactgctctgagcagaggaaatgcagtgcctagccccaggagcagcagtcaCACACTGTGAGGACCCAACAAACCCTAATGAAGTAAAGCATAGATACCTTGAAGGCTGTGACATGCTCCCCAACACTCTCTATGACCCCAGCCACATCTGTGCCAGGGGTGTAGGGTAAAGCTGGCTTGCGAGCGTAGGTTCCAGAACGAATGTAGGTCTCCACAGGATTCACCCCACAGGCATGGACTTTAATTAGCACCTAAAagaaaagatcacagaatcccagcgtggcagggcttgcaagggacctctggagatcctccactccaaccccctgctaaagcaggggcagccacagcagcttgcccaggatcacaatgcccagctgggtttggaaggtctccagagaaggagactccacaacttctctgggcagcctgctccagggctccagcactctcaaaGCCAACAAGTTTCTCcccatcttcagatggaacttcctctgttccagtttacacccactgccccttgtgctaccacagggcaccactgaaaagggactggccccatcttcttgacacccactgtTAAGGTATTGGcaaacactgatcagatcccctctcagccttctcttctccagactaaacagccccatgcCTCTCAGTCTTGCCTCATCagacagatcatagaatcagtaagtttggaaaagacctcagagatcacctgaCTGactaactttctcctcaccttgagcctaaacttcccctggggcagcttgagactgtgtcctcttgttctggtgctggctgcctgggagaagagaccagcccccacctgtccgTTCCAgtccactggaccctctccagtagcTTGCTGTCCCTCTCAAACTCCAGCTAATGCTTcattagggcagagcagaggggcagaagaacctcccccGAGAGCTCAGGATGCTTCTTGAGCAATAGTGATAAAGATTTAGTACTTGAATTCTCAGGGCAGTATCCTGGCATTTTAACTGGATTCTTAAACAGACTCAGCAAAAACACAGCCTTGACCTGAAGCCGTTTCCAGGAGCTCCTTTACTGTAGCCCCTGTCACAGTAAAGAGCCACATTTGTTCAACTCAGGATGTAGGAATGCACTGACCAGGAACTACACATTCCAGAGGGAGCTTTTTGTCCTGTACTCCTCACCCTGCTCCGAGTGCCCCTGGTGTCGTTCAGTAGCCTTACTGCAGCTCACACATACCTGGTGTTCCTTTGGACTGGGGATCACGACGTCTGACTGGAGTTTCAGCACCTCAGGGCCCCCAAATTCAAAGACCCTGACAGCTCTCATCACATTTCTGGTGGCTGCCATGGCAATCAGAGTGTCTGGGGGGAGGAACACAATGTTTATGTTACCTTCCTATTGTGTATCTTCACAATAATCACACAACTGCCTGACAAGCAACTGATTAAATGGAGCCTTGCTCcccatttagaatcatagaatcagtcagggttggaagggaccacaaggatcatccagttccaacccccctgccatgggcagggacaccccacactagatcaggctggccagagcctcatccagcctggtcttaaacacctccctggacaacccattccagggcttcaccactctcatggtgaagaacttcctcctcacatccagcctgaatctccccacctccagcttcactccatcccccctagtcctatccctccctgacatcctcaaaagtccctccccagctttcttggagccccctgcagatcctggaaggccacaatgaggtctcctgggagccttctcttctccagcctgcacagccccaactccctcagtctgtcctcacagcagagcagctccagccctctgctcatcctcgtggcctttctctgggcaccttccagcacctccagatccctcttgtaataggggctccagaactggaggcaggactccatTTACACTttggggggcttgggggtttGTTCCAAAGTCACACAAAAGGCGTAAACTAGGCCTTTGCGTGACGTTAGGGATGCTAAGAGAATCCCACGCGAAGAGTTTATccgtggaaggtgttcctgggGCAGCACCCGAGAGCAccgtgccctgctgctggggcagaccgCTGCTGTGGGGAGAAACAGCGGCTCCGAGCGGCTCCGCCGCGGGGCACTGCGCAAGCGGAGCAGGGGCACGGCCAAGGGAGCGCAACCTCACCTGGCTCCTGGGAGGCTCACCGGAAAACTCGGAAGGAAACGTGGCCGCAGGGAGCACAGAGCGGGAAGAACCGGGCACAGAACAAGCACCCCTGCCGCTGCAGTCCCCCGAGCTGTGCCGGCACGGCCGCGGCCCGGGCACGTCCCTGGGGTCACGGCCCGCCCCTTGTCGCCCCTCGGACACCTCCCTCCGCGCCAGTCCCCGCCCTACAGGCCAGCGCTGCCTCCCAAGAGCCGCGGAGCAAGCAGCGGCCGCGGCAGCCTGGAGTACGGTGGCCCTGTCCGTCCCAGCCTGCGGAGCCCGGCCCGGCGCAGGAGGCACCGCCGCCAGCTCGGGGCAGAGCCGAGTTCCGGTGGCCAGCGGAAGGCCCTGGCGCTCACCGCTTACCTGCCGCGGCGgcggaggaggagaggggccCGGGATGAGCGGCGGCGGAGGGCGAGCGGGGCGGTGGCAGCCGGGGGGCGGTGACGGTGCCCCTGACACCCCGCCCTTCGGTTGCGCTTGCGGAGGTTTGGCCCTTGCGGGCCGCCGTTGGGCTGGCGCGGCGGCAGCAGTGGTGCCGGGGCCGGCGTGACTGCCCCTCAATGGCGTCCTTCCAGCGGCAGAAGGCGCAGCGGCTGGCGCGGGCGGACGCCAGCAGGAAGGGCGCGGTGGACGAAGGTGCCGCCGCTGTCGTGCAGCTGCTGAACGAGCGGGCCCGCTTCTgcaccaccagctcctgctcGGGCCGCCTCGTCCTGGTGCAAAGCAGCGCCGCGGTGAGTCCCGGGCACCGGCGGTCCCGCCGCTGTAGCGGTACTCTGGAGGACCACGGTTGAAGCCTTGGTTCTGGAGGCCCTGCTAGCTGGCCGAGCCGAGACGGCGGTGCCTGTCTCGGCGAGGGAGACCCGTGTCGGTACAGCGTGGATCTCGGGGTCTGGCCCGGTCGCCGGTGGCGGGGTTACTGCCCGCGCCCTGGCAGCTCCGGGAGACCCCGGACTGCCGGGACCGACGGCAGCACCAGGTGTCTCTGTTCCAGGCTTTCGGCGCAGGGTCATCAATATTTGAAGTGCCGGGCCCGGAGAGCTTTGTCTGACACATAAACACAGGCAGGTCCGCTTAAAACCGCTTGGATGCAAGAAGTGTTTCTGTGCGTTAACAAAACGTGTTTGTGTTGCAAGCCATGCTGTTCGTtttgaggcacagagctggagcatCCCCTACCTGTCACAGGAGTTTTaacagtttctcttccttcctagGACACGAACAGCTGTGAGATCCAGAAGAAAGACTGCAGGTGGCTCATGGTGACACATGAAACGTGTGCCAAAGACGACGTGGTAAGAGGACAGTCTGACACAGCTTTGATTTCTGCTGAATGCAATGTCATGGAAAACATGTCATGGAAAATACAGAGAAGTGTGTAGAGGGTTTTTTTATCCCTGTTACTGAGGTTCAAAGTGAGCTTTTCTCTAGGAGTTCTACCTAATAAATTCTCAAGAGCTGTTTTGAGGAGAATGCTCTTAAGCAAATGACAAATTTCCTGTGAATGCAGCTAATGTGAAACTTGAGTAATACCTTCCTCCAGACCACAACAGCTCAACAAGAAGTTTctgtagcagaaaaaaaacctgtcATTCAGGAAGCCAGTTCTGAAAATCTAAGACAGAGTGATTCTTCTTTTTTAGAGCCCTTTCCTTATTCAGAATTAGTGGCAATGATGCTTTTCtgtcttcttcctttcctgaaaGGTTACTGTTAGTGTAGCAGTACttttcagctctgcagctcttcatCTGCTCAGCTGGAGTGTGACATGAGTGCAGTGACACCTCTGTCAGAGCTGGGCCAGTTTGTGTGCACCTCATTTAACTCTCCTGTAAGCTGTGGCCCTTCCTGCCGTGTTGTTTTGGTCATCAGTTGCAGAAACAGCCAAAATGAATTCCTTTGTTTCCCTTAAATGTGgatgtgtggtgacaggttggacttgctgatctttgaggtctcttccaaccttggtgattctgtgttcattTTGTGTGTCAAGTCTCCTTCAACACAGCTGAAACTGAACAGTTAAAGCTGCCTCAAGTTACAAAAACTGCCTTGAATTCAAACCTGTCTTGAGCCCAGCTTGCTCTGTGAACAGCCTTGCATTTACAGACACCTGAAGCTAGTGCAGCTGTGAATCTCTTACACTGCACTTTTAACTTAGTATTTTTAACATCCCCTGAAATTTAACAATATATttatactggggggggggggggctttatTATGCCTTCAAAGCAGTCTGCTCTCTTCATTCATCTCTTTTCTTTGCCCAAACCAGAAGCAGTCACGAGGTCAAAGCTCTGTTGCTCAATTCACAGCTCCCTTCACCGTGTCCATACATTCTCACACATGCACAGAAAAATCTCCCCCCAGATACCTCTCTCTGTCAGTAGTTCAAAGAAGGGCAGGTCTCCACCAGCCAGCTTCAGGCTGA
This genomic window contains:
- the CRYZ gene encoding quinone oxidoreductase produces the protein MAATRNVMRAVRVFEFGGPEVLKLQSDVVIPSPKEHQVLIKVHACGVNPVETYIRSGTYARKPALPYTPGTDVAGVIESVGEHVTAFKKGDKVFTTDTISGGYAEYAVAAANRVFPLPDKLDFKQGAALAVPYFTAYRALCQKGRARAGESVLVHGASGGVGIATCQIARACGLKVLGTAGTEEGMNTVLRNGAHQAFNHREANYISKIKEYTGMEGVDIIIEMLSNINLATDLQLLSCGGRVMIVGCRGPIEINPRDTMSKESSIIGVGLFLATEEERRECATAVFDGIEAGWLKPAVGSEYPLEKVVKAHEDIIHCSGARGKMVLVP